One Solanum lycopersicum chromosome 2, SLM_r2.1 genomic region harbors:
- the LOC101266585 gene encoding proteasome subunit beta type-1: MTKQQANWSPYDNNGGTCVAVAGADYCVIAADTRMSTGYNILTRDYSKIIKLADKCVMASSGFQADVRALQKVLASRHLIYQHQHNKQMSCPAMGQLLSNTLYYKRFFPYYSFNVLGGLDNEGKGCVFTYDAVGSYERVGYSSQGSGSTLIMPFLDNQLKSPSPLLLPAVDAVTPLSESEAIDLVKTCFASATERDIYTGDKLEIVVLNADGIRREEMDLRKD; encoded by the exons ATGACGAAGCAGCAAGCTAACTGGTCTCCTTATGACAACAATGGCGG AACCTGTGTGGCAGTAGCTGGAGCAGATTACTGTGTAATTGCAGCAGATACTCGCATGTCCACTGGCTACAACATTCTTACTCGCGATTACTCCAAGATCATTAAACT AGCGGATAAATGTGTGATGGCATCGTCAGGATTTCAGGCTGACGTGAGAGCTTTGCAAAAGGTTTTGGCATCAAGGCATCTG ATCTACCAGCACCAGCACAATAAGCAGATGAGCTGTCCAGCTATGGGCCAGCTCCTTTCGAACACACTATACTACAAACGTTTCTTCCCCTACTATTCGTTTAATGTTCTAGGTGGCCTTGACAATGAAG GGAAGGGGTGTGTCTTCACCTATGATGCTGTGGGATCATATGAGAGGGTTGGCTACAGCTCTCAAGGTTCTGGTTCAACTCTGATCATGCCTTTCTTGGACAACCAACTGAAGTCTCCTAGCCCTCTTTTGCTGCCTGCTGTG GATGCTGTTACTCCACTTTCTGAATCAGAAGCCATTGATTTAGTCAAGACTTGCTTTGCTTCAGCAACAGAAAGGGATATATACACT GGTGACAAACTGGAGATAGTTGTATTAAATGCTGATGGCATCCGTAGAGAAGAAATGGATCTGAGGAAAGACTGA